One genomic region from Athalia rosae chromosome 3, iyAthRosa1.1, whole genome shotgun sequence encodes:
- the LOC105691912 gene encoding transcription factor SPT20 homolog isoform X1, which produces MGQFTIGGGDANRDIVTDTTEEVDEDHDPLHIEQQQQQQQQQQQQQQQQQQQQQQQQQQQQQQQQQQQQQQQQQQQQQEVVDQQQVQEQQQQQQNAQPQIRFLSANVLQQLQQQQVVQQHQQQQQQQHDVQQQQQQQQQQQQQQQQQQPQVITLQQLQNFVPLQHAQQQDQNQQRTQTISVQALPQQFLQGAQLVGGQGQGTLQHQGQPQQQQQLSYNVIPQMQTVNIDGQEALFIPSSAMSAATNHHQAQPTMQFATTGGQQVQLANGQTIITPQPVSLIRAPSVFPTSIIQNIGGQTVQLPTDSKASLDVSGQSVQVRPLQFPMQQVQQTVPVQVPVTVNNGQTVYQTVHFPVQALSSVFNMPTTQMIPQITQQMPQMAQIITPNGQIQQVQIANLSQLQGLQGQQVAQQVAQQVAQQQAQQQVVQQQTQQQVVQTVQQQQVAQAQQVQQQQVQQVVQQVIQQQQQHQQQQHQQQQQQQQQQQQQQQQQQQHQVQRVQQVSTPAPTVSTWSTSVSTPSNVQVVGIGSLGRTVNGNILTTKDGQKIDVQTLSSLTRQPDSIEGDIKVTSIDASQLAGSQVIHIQAPQQPQTAMQPITITGAQGQQLTLIPASALTNLTAQGGMMRGVGNGIMQLQPTTGMNTNGFLQSFPVQNIPGLGNVQVIPASALQQASVQTLPTNTAGTQIVTAPAVHLEGNDPSKWQIVQTIPSTPAPSTPAPPPQQYQAGNTPTVAENDPNKQHRRRVACTCPNCGDGDRNRDLTRKRQHVCHIAGCNKVYGKTSHLRAHLRWHTGERPFVCSWIFCGKKFTRSDELQRHRRTHTGEKRFQCPECTKKFMRSDHLTKHIKTHTKLRSTDTDVDDPDRDLDTEAPQEKSWPVSIIAIHGDIPASQEAATSTQEGSSDSQSSGDDKMMITIHKETESSEMKIN; this is translated from the exons ATGGGCCAATTTACCATAGGAGGAGGAGACGCGAACAGGGATATCGTGACCGATACCACG GAGGAAGTCGACGAGGACCACGATCCTTTGCACAtagaacagcagcagcagcagcagcagcagcaacaacaacaacaacaacaacaacaacaacagcaacaacagcagcagcagcaacaacaacaacaacaacaacagcagcagcagcaacagcagcaacagcagcagcagcaggaagTAGTGGATCAGCAGCAAGTGCaagaacagcagcagcaacagcaaaatGCCCAGCCACAGATCCGGTTTTTGAGCGCTAACGTCTTGCAGCAGCTTCAGCAGCAGCAAGTTGTACAACAgcaccaacaacaacagcagcagcaacacgATGtccaacaacaacagcagcagcagcagcaacagcagcagcaacagcagcagcagcagcctcaGGTTATTACCTTGCAacaattgcaaaattttgtGCCTTTGCAACACGCTCAACAACAAGACCAGAATCAACAAAGAACTCAGACCATCTCCGTGCAGGCTTTGCCCCAACAATTTTTACAG ggTGCTCAGCTCGTCGGTGGCCAGGGGCAGGGGACTTTGCAGCACCAAGGACAAccacagcaacagcagcagctcaGCTATAACGTGATTCCGCAGATGCAGACAGTGAACATCGATGGCCAAGAGGCACTTTTTATTCCATCTTCAGCGATGTCGGCAGCGACGAATCACCATCAAGCACAACCTACCATGCAGTTCGCTACAACGGGTGGACAGCAGGTTCAACTTGCTAATGGACAGACCATTATCACTCCACAACCCGTTAGTCTCATCAGAGCCCCCAGTGTCTTCCCTACATctattattcaaaatattggCGGACAGACTGTTCAGTTGCCAACAG ATTCCAAGGCTAGCCTGGATGTTTCAGGGCAGAGCGTACAGGTCCGTCCGTTGCAGTTCCCTATGCAACAGGTACAGCAAACGGTGCCTGTTCAGGTTCCGGTTACTGTCAACAATGGGCAAACTGTTTATCAAACAGTACACTTCCCCGTTCAAGCACTATCCAGTGTTTTTAATATGCCCACCACGCAAATGATTCCGCAGATCACACAG CAAATGCCCCAAATGGCACAAATCATAACTCCCAACGGGCAGATACAGCAAGTTCAAATCGCGAATCTGTCTCAGCTTCAGGGTTTACAG GGTCAGCAAGTCGCACAGCAGGTTGCCCAACAAGTTGCTCAGCAGCAAGCCCAACAGCAAGTTGTTCAGCAGCAAACCCAACAGCAAGTTGTGCAGACTGTTCAGCAACAGCAAGTCGCACAAGCTCAACAAGTTCAACAGCAGCAAGTACAACAGGTTGTACAACAGGTCatacaacagcagcaacaacaccaacaacaacaacaccagcaacaacaacaacagcaacaacagcagcaacagcaacagcagcagcaacaacaacatcagGTTCAAAGAGTTCAACAAGTTTCCACGCCAGCGCCGACAGTATCGACATGGAGCACATCGGTCAGCACGCCAAGCAATGTTCAG GTAGTAGGAATCGGATCACTTGGGAGGACGGTAAATGGAAACATATTAACAACTAAGGATGGTCAGAAGATAGATGTCCAAACCCTTTCCTCGCTCACGAGACAACCAGACAGTATTGAGGGCGATATTAAAGTGACCAGTATCGACGCCAGCCAACTTGCCGGTAGCCAAGTTATACACATCCAAGCACCACAGCAACCCCAAACTGCGATGCAGCCAATTACGATAACAG GTGCTCAAGGTCAACAATTAACACTGATCCCAGCATCCGCTTTGACAAATCTAACCGCTCAGGGTGGTATGATGCGAGGCGTGGGCAACGGCATAATGCAGCTTCAACCAACAACTGGAATGAACACCAATGGATTCCTGCAATCGTTCCCTGTACAAAATATTCCTGGATTGGGTAACGTTCAAGTCATACCAGCCAGTGCTTTACAACAAGCTTCGGTACAAACGTTACCGACCAATACCGCCGGCACGCAGATCGTCACAGCACCTGCTGTTCATCTCGAAGGAAACGATCCCTCCAAGTGGCAAATTGTTCAGACGATACCGTCCACTCCTGCGCCCAGCACTCCCGCGCCGCCTCCTCAACAGTATCAGGCTGGGAATACACCAACTGTTGCTGAAAACGATCCCAACAAACAACACCGAAGGAGAGTTGCCTGCACTTGCCCGAATTGCGGGGATGGAGATAG AAACAGGgatttgacccgaaaaagacAACACGTCTGTCACATAGCTGGGTGTAATAAAGTCTACGGTAAGACAAGTCATCTCCGAGCTCATCTTAGGTGGCACACAGGCGAACGACCGTTTGTCTGCAGCTGGATATTCTGCGGTAAAAAGTTTACAAGATCCGACGAACTTCAGCGTCATCGCAGAACGCATACGGGCGAAAAGCGGTTTCAATGTCCCGAATGTACAAAGAAATTTA
- the LOC105691912 gene encoding transcription factor SPT20 homolog isoform X3, producing MASLQVELKEEVDEDHDPLHIEQQQQQQQQQQQQQQQQQQQQQQQQQQQQQQQQQQQQQQQQQQQQQEVVDQQQVQEQQQQQQNAQPQIRFLSANVLQQLQQQQVVQQHQQQQQQQHDVQQQQQQQQQQQQQQQQQQPQVITLQQLQNFVPLQHAQQQDQNQQRTQTISVQALPQQFLQGAQLVGGQGQGTLQHQGQPQQQQQLSYNVIPQMQTVNIDGQEALFIPSSAMSAATNHHQAQPTMQFATTGGQQVQLANGQTIITPQPVSLIRAPSVFPTSIIQNIGGQTVQLPTDSKASLDVSGQSVQVRPLQFPMQQVQQTVPVQVPVTVNNGQTVYQTVHFPVQALSSVFNMPTTQMIPQITQQMPQMAQIITPNGQIQQVQIANLSQLQGLQGQQVAQQVAQQVAQQQAQQQVVQQQTQQQVVQTVQQQQVAQAQQVQQQQVQQVVQQVIQQQQQHQQQQHQQQQQQQQQQQQQQQQQQQHQVQRVQQVSTPAPTVSTWSTSVSTPSNVQVVGIGSLGRTVNGNILTTKDGQKIDVQTLSSLTRQPDSIEGDIKVTSIDASQLAGSQVIHIQAPQQPQTAMQPITITGAQGQQLTLIPASALTNLTAQGGMMRGVGNGIMQLQPTTGMNTNGFLQSFPVQNIPGLGNVQVIPASALQQASVQTLPTNTAGTQIVTAPAVHLEGNDPSKWQIVQTIPSTPAPSTPAPPPQQYQAGNTPTVAENDPNKQHRRRVACTCPNCGDGDRNRDLTRKRQHVCHIAGCNKVYGKTSHLRAHLRWHTGERPFVCSWIFCGKKFTRSDELQRHRRTHTGEKRFQCPECTKKFMRSDHLTKHIKTHTKLRSTDTDVDDPDRDLDTEAPQEKSWPVSIIAIHGDIPASQEAATSTQEGSSDSQSSGDDKMMITIHKETESSEMKIN from the exons ATGGCCTCGTTGCAGGTAGAGCTAAAG GAGGAAGTCGACGAGGACCACGATCCTTTGCACAtagaacagcagcagcagcagcagcagcagcaacaacaacaacaacaacaacaacaacaacagcaacaacagcagcagcagcaacaacaacaacaacaacaacagcagcagcagcaacagcagcaacagcagcagcagcaggaagTAGTGGATCAGCAGCAAGTGCaagaacagcagcagcaacagcaaaatGCCCAGCCACAGATCCGGTTTTTGAGCGCTAACGTCTTGCAGCAGCTTCAGCAGCAGCAAGTTGTACAACAgcaccaacaacaacagcagcagcaacacgATGtccaacaacaacagcagcagcagcagcaacagcagcagcaacagcagcagcagcagcctcaGGTTATTACCTTGCAacaattgcaaaattttgtGCCTTTGCAACACGCTCAACAACAAGACCAGAATCAACAAAGAACTCAGACCATCTCCGTGCAGGCTTTGCCCCAACAATTTTTACAG ggTGCTCAGCTCGTCGGTGGCCAGGGGCAGGGGACTTTGCAGCACCAAGGACAAccacagcaacagcagcagctcaGCTATAACGTGATTCCGCAGATGCAGACAGTGAACATCGATGGCCAAGAGGCACTTTTTATTCCATCTTCAGCGATGTCGGCAGCGACGAATCACCATCAAGCACAACCTACCATGCAGTTCGCTACAACGGGTGGACAGCAGGTTCAACTTGCTAATGGACAGACCATTATCACTCCACAACCCGTTAGTCTCATCAGAGCCCCCAGTGTCTTCCCTACATctattattcaaaatattggCGGACAGACTGTTCAGTTGCCAACAG ATTCCAAGGCTAGCCTGGATGTTTCAGGGCAGAGCGTACAGGTCCGTCCGTTGCAGTTCCCTATGCAACAGGTACAGCAAACGGTGCCTGTTCAGGTTCCGGTTACTGTCAACAATGGGCAAACTGTTTATCAAACAGTACACTTCCCCGTTCAAGCACTATCCAGTGTTTTTAATATGCCCACCACGCAAATGATTCCGCAGATCACACAG CAAATGCCCCAAATGGCACAAATCATAACTCCCAACGGGCAGATACAGCAAGTTCAAATCGCGAATCTGTCTCAGCTTCAGGGTTTACAG GGTCAGCAAGTCGCACAGCAGGTTGCCCAACAAGTTGCTCAGCAGCAAGCCCAACAGCAAGTTGTTCAGCAGCAAACCCAACAGCAAGTTGTGCAGACTGTTCAGCAACAGCAAGTCGCACAAGCTCAACAAGTTCAACAGCAGCAAGTACAACAGGTTGTACAACAGGTCatacaacagcagcaacaacaccaacaacaacaacaccagcaacaacaacaacagcaacaacagcagcaacagcaacagcagcagcaacaacaacatcagGTTCAAAGAGTTCAACAAGTTTCCACGCCAGCGCCGACAGTATCGACATGGAGCACATCGGTCAGCACGCCAAGCAATGTTCAG GTAGTAGGAATCGGATCACTTGGGAGGACGGTAAATGGAAACATATTAACAACTAAGGATGGTCAGAAGATAGATGTCCAAACCCTTTCCTCGCTCACGAGACAACCAGACAGTATTGAGGGCGATATTAAAGTGACCAGTATCGACGCCAGCCAACTTGCCGGTAGCCAAGTTATACACATCCAAGCACCACAGCAACCCCAAACTGCGATGCAGCCAATTACGATAACAG GTGCTCAAGGTCAACAATTAACACTGATCCCAGCATCCGCTTTGACAAATCTAACCGCTCAGGGTGGTATGATGCGAGGCGTGGGCAACGGCATAATGCAGCTTCAACCAACAACTGGAATGAACACCAATGGATTCCTGCAATCGTTCCCTGTACAAAATATTCCTGGATTGGGTAACGTTCAAGTCATACCAGCCAGTGCTTTACAACAAGCTTCGGTACAAACGTTACCGACCAATACCGCCGGCACGCAGATCGTCACAGCACCTGCTGTTCATCTCGAAGGAAACGATCCCTCCAAGTGGCAAATTGTTCAGACGATACCGTCCACTCCTGCGCCCAGCACTCCCGCGCCGCCTCCTCAACAGTATCAGGCTGGGAATACACCAACTGTTGCTGAAAACGATCCCAACAAACAACACCGAAGGAGAGTTGCCTGCACTTGCCCGAATTGCGGGGATGGAGATAG AAACAGGgatttgacccgaaaaagacAACACGTCTGTCACATAGCTGGGTGTAATAAAGTCTACGGTAAGACAAGTCATCTCCGAGCTCATCTTAGGTGGCACACAGGCGAACGACCGTTTGTCTGCAGCTGGATATTCTGCGGTAAAAAGTTTACAAGATCCGACGAACTTCAGCGTCATCGCAGAACGCATACGGGCGAAAAGCGGTTTCAATGTCCCGAATGTACAAAGAAATTTA
- the LOC105691912 gene encoding transcription factor SPT20 homolog isoform X2, translating into MGQFTIGGGDANRDIVTDTTEEVDEDHDPLHIEQQQQQQQQQQQQQQQQQQQQQQQQQQQQQQQQQQQQQQQQQQQQQEVVDQQQVQEQQQQQQNAQPQIRFLSANVLQQLQQQQVVQQHQQQQQQQHDVQQQQQQQQQQQQQQQQQQPQVITLQQLQNFVPLQHAQQQDQNQQRTQTISVQALPQQFLQGAQLVGGQGQGTLQHQGQPQQQQQLSYNVIPQMQTVNIDGQEALFIPSSAMSAATNHHQAQPTMQFATTGGQQVQLANGQTIITPQPVSLIRAPSVFPTSIIQNIGGQTVQLPTGQSVQVRPLQFPMQQVQQTVPVQVPVTVNNGQTVYQTVHFPVQALSSVFNMPTTQMIPQITQQMPQMAQIITPNGQIQQVQIANLSQLQGLQGQQVAQQVAQQVAQQQAQQQVVQQQTQQQVVQTVQQQQVAQAQQVQQQQVQQVVQQVIQQQQQHQQQQHQQQQQQQQQQQQQQQQQQQHQVQRVQQVSTPAPTVSTWSTSVSTPSNVQVVGIGSLGRTVNGNILTTKDGQKIDVQTLSSLTRQPDSIEGDIKVTSIDASQLAGSQVIHIQAPQQPQTAMQPITITGAQGQQLTLIPASALTNLTAQGGMMRGVGNGIMQLQPTTGMNTNGFLQSFPVQNIPGLGNVQVIPASALQQASVQTLPTNTAGTQIVTAPAVHLEGNDPSKWQIVQTIPSTPAPSTPAPPPQQYQAGNTPTVAENDPNKQHRRRVACTCPNCGDGDRNRDLTRKRQHVCHIAGCNKVYGKTSHLRAHLRWHTGERPFVCSWIFCGKKFTRSDELQRHRRTHTGEKRFQCPECTKKFMRSDHLTKHIKTHTKLRSTDTDVDDPDRDLDTEAPQEKSWPVSIIAIHGDIPASQEAATSTQEGSSDSQSSGDDKMMITIHKETESSEMKIN; encoded by the exons ATGGGCCAATTTACCATAGGAGGAGGAGACGCGAACAGGGATATCGTGACCGATACCACG GAGGAAGTCGACGAGGACCACGATCCTTTGCACAtagaacagcagcagcagcagcagcagcagcaacaacaacaacaacaacaacaacaacaacagcaacaacagcagcagcagcaacaacaacaacaacaacaacagcagcagcagcaacagcagcaacagcagcagcagcaggaagTAGTGGATCAGCAGCAAGTGCaagaacagcagcagcaacagcaaaatGCCCAGCCACAGATCCGGTTTTTGAGCGCTAACGTCTTGCAGCAGCTTCAGCAGCAGCAAGTTGTACAACAgcaccaacaacaacagcagcagcaacacgATGtccaacaacaacagcagcagcagcagcaacagcagcagcaacagcagcagcagcagcctcaGGTTATTACCTTGCAacaattgcaaaattttgtGCCTTTGCAACACGCTCAACAACAAGACCAGAATCAACAAAGAACTCAGACCATCTCCGTGCAGGCTTTGCCCCAACAATTTTTACAG ggTGCTCAGCTCGTCGGTGGCCAGGGGCAGGGGACTTTGCAGCACCAAGGACAAccacagcaacagcagcagctcaGCTATAACGTGATTCCGCAGATGCAGACAGTGAACATCGATGGCCAAGAGGCACTTTTTATTCCATCTTCAGCGATGTCGGCAGCGACGAATCACCATCAAGCACAACCTACCATGCAGTTCGCTACAACGGGTGGACAGCAGGTTCAACTTGCTAATGGACAGACCATTATCACTCCACAACCCGTTAGTCTCATCAGAGCCCCCAGTGTCTTCCCTACATctattattcaaaatattggCGGACAGACTGTTCAGTTGCCAACAG GGCAGAGCGTACAGGTCCGTCCGTTGCAGTTCCCTATGCAACAGGTACAGCAAACGGTGCCTGTTCAGGTTCCGGTTACTGTCAACAATGGGCAAACTGTTTATCAAACAGTACACTTCCCCGTTCAAGCACTATCCAGTGTTTTTAATATGCCCACCACGCAAATGATTCCGCAGATCACACAG CAAATGCCCCAAATGGCACAAATCATAACTCCCAACGGGCAGATACAGCAAGTTCAAATCGCGAATCTGTCTCAGCTTCAGGGTTTACAG GGTCAGCAAGTCGCACAGCAGGTTGCCCAACAAGTTGCTCAGCAGCAAGCCCAACAGCAAGTTGTTCAGCAGCAAACCCAACAGCAAGTTGTGCAGACTGTTCAGCAACAGCAAGTCGCACAAGCTCAACAAGTTCAACAGCAGCAAGTACAACAGGTTGTACAACAGGTCatacaacagcagcaacaacaccaacaacaacaacaccagcaacaacaacaacagcaacaacagcagcaacagcaacagcagcagcaacaacaacatcagGTTCAAAGAGTTCAACAAGTTTCCACGCCAGCGCCGACAGTATCGACATGGAGCACATCGGTCAGCACGCCAAGCAATGTTCAG GTAGTAGGAATCGGATCACTTGGGAGGACGGTAAATGGAAACATATTAACAACTAAGGATGGTCAGAAGATAGATGTCCAAACCCTTTCCTCGCTCACGAGACAACCAGACAGTATTGAGGGCGATATTAAAGTGACCAGTATCGACGCCAGCCAACTTGCCGGTAGCCAAGTTATACACATCCAAGCACCACAGCAACCCCAAACTGCGATGCAGCCAATTACGATAACAG GTGCTCAAGGTCAACAATTAACACTGATCCCAGCATCCGCTTTGACAAATCTAACCGCTCAGGGTGGTATGATGCGAGGCGTGGGCAACGGCATAATGCAGCTTCAACCAACAACTGGAATGAACACCAATGGATTCCTGCAATCGTTCCCTGTACAAAATATTCCTGGATTGGGTAACGTTCAAGTCATACCAGCCAGTGCTTTACAACAAGCTTCGGTACAAACGTTACCGACCAATACCGCCGGCACGCAGATCGTCACAGCACCTGCTGTTCATCTCGAAGGAAACGATCCCTCCAAGTGGCAAATTGTTCAGACGATACCGTCCACTCCTGCGCCCAGCACTCCCGCGCCGCCTCCTCAACAGTATCAGGCTGGGAATACACCAACTGTTGCTGAAAACGATCCCAACAAACAACACCGAAGGAGAGTTGCCTGCACTTGCCCGAATTGCGGGGATGGAGATAG AAACAGGgatttgacccgaaaaagacAACACGTCTGTCACATAGCTGGGTGTAATAAAGTCTACGGTAAGACAAGTCATCTCCGAGCTCATCTTAGGTGGCACACAGGCGAACGACCGTTTGTCTGCAGCTGGATATTCTGCGGTAAAAAGTTTACAAGATCCGACGAACTTCAGCGTCATCGCAGAACGCATACGGGCGAAAAGCGGTTTCAATGTCCCGAATGTACAAAGAAATTTA